From Dehalobacter sp. 12DCB1:
GCGGCAATATTATAGAAACAGGTAGTACGAAGAAGGATATCAAGGTCGAAATTTGTTCCAAGTGTCATCCTTTTTACACTGGAGTTCAGCGATTTGTTGATGCTGGTGGACGAGTCGATCGTTTTAAAAAGAAATACGGTTTGCAATAACAACGGTCTGAGGCCGTTGCCTGTAAAAGACAAGGAGCAGAGCGTAAGCTCTGCTTTTCGGTTATTAGGCCTGGAGGTTTAAATTTATGGAAAAACCTGTTCAATATGGAGGGCAAGCGCTGATTGAAGGAGTAATGATGCGCGGGCCACGGGCGATTGCGATGGCTGTTCGTCTACCCAACGGAGAGATTGAAGTAACGACCCAAGATATTCATCCCTGGTCTCAGAAGCCGGTTCTCAAATTGCCGATTATCCGGGGCTTTGTTGCGCTACTCGAATCCCTGGTGCTTGGAACCAAAGCCTTGATGTTTTCTGCCGACCGCGCTGTTGGCGAAGAAGAAGGAGAGGAGCTTGGCTTTTGGGCGATGGCATTAACGATCATTATTGCCTTTGCTGCCGGACTTCTGTTATTTGTCGGAATACCGACAGCTTCCGCCCATTTATTGACAGATATTTTTCCTGGCACGGTGCTGCAAAATATTGTCGAAGGCCTTATTCGTCTTATTGTGTTATTTCTATATATTTTTCTGATTTCCAGATTAAAGGATATTCAGCGGGTATTCCAATACCATGGGGCGGAACATAAAGCAATATTTGCGCATGAAGCTGGCGTAGAACTAAATACGGAGAACACTCGGAAATACTCCAGACTGCATCCACGGTGCGGGACGAGCTTCTTGCTTATTGTTGTTATCGTTAGTATCTTTGTTTTTGCCTTTTTGGGCGTGGATCCTTTGTGGTGGCGTATTGTTTCCAGAATTATCCTGATGCCGCTAGTAGCTGGAGTTTCGTACGAGCTTTTGAAGCTGTCAGGGAGATTTTCCAAATCGATGTTTTTAAAGTGGATCATAGTTCCCGGCCTTCTACTGCAGAAGCTTACGACCAGGGAACCGGACGACTCCCAACTTGAGGTTGCGATTGCTGCGCTTAACGGGGTACTCGCGACCGGACAGGAACTATCATAGATAAAATTCATTTGGGAGAGGTTAAAACATGCTAAACAGGCTCGAAGAGATTGAAAAAAAATATGACGATCTGACAGAGCTCTTGGCCAAGCCGGAGATCATCGCTAATCAGGCTGATTTTCAGAAATATGCCAGAAGCCAGTCGGCGCTTACAGATATAGTCGCAGTATTTCACGAATATAAAGAAATAAACCGGCAGATCGAAGATTTGAAAGGTATGCTTGCTGAGGAACGCGATCCTGAAATGAGAGAAATGGCCGAGGCCGAACAGGATGGATTAACAAAGAGCAAAAAAAAGTTGGAAGAGGATTTGAAAATCCTGCTATTGCCGAAGGATCCGAATGATGAGAAAAACGTCATTATGGAGATTAGAGCCGGCGCTGGCGGAGATGAAGCGGCTTTGTTTGCAGGTGATTTATACAAGATGTATACAAAATATGCCGAAAGTCAAAACTGGAAGACGGAACCCTTAAGTGCCAGTTTCACGGATATTGGTGGCTTTAAAGAGATTATTTTTATGATCGAAGGACAAGGTGCTTATAGCAGACTGAAATATGAAAGCGGCGTTCACCGTGTTCAGCGAATTCCTGCGACCGAATCCGGCGGCAGGATTCATACGTCTACCGTGACGGTTGCCGTACTGCCTGAGGCCGAGGAAGTCGATGTTGCGATTAACCCAAACGATATCAGGATCGATATTTTTTGTTCCAGCGGCCCCGGTGGTCAGTCAGTCAATACGACACAGTCGGCAGTCCGCATTACCCACTTGCCGACGGGGATCGTGGTCTCTTGCCAGGATGAAAAGTCCCAGCACAAGAATAAGGATAAAGCCTTAAAAGTGCTCAGAGCCAGGCTCTTGGAGAAAGCCCAGGAAGAAGCAGCCGGCGAGATTGCCCAGGAACGTAAAAGCCAGGTAGGGACAGGTGACCGCAGTGAGCGCATCCGAACCTACAACTATCCGCAGGGCAGGGTTTCCGATCATCGTATCGGCCTTACACTGCATAAACTGGACAGCATTTTGATGGGTGACATCGAAGAAATCATTACGGCATTGATTTCGGCCGATCATGCCGAAAGGCTCAAAGCTTCGGTCTAATGGACAAAGATGAAAGCAGGAGTTTACCGGGTATGACAGACAGACTTGATGCTGATCAGCCAATGGAGCTGCTTCGGCAAGGCACACAGTATTTAGCGCAGTGCGGGGTAGCTGACGCCCGGGTAGAGGCGGATCTTATTCTGGCCTTTGTGCTTAAAACGACGAGAGACAAACTATATGCCGAGCGTGACAGGGTAATCGCTTCCCCGGAAAAAGAGATCTATAATGATTTCCTGAAACGACGTGGTCAGAGGGAACCACTTGCTTATCTGCTTAAGACCCGTGAATTTATGGGTCTTGATTTCTTTGTGAACCCAAGCGTTCTGATCCCGAGGCCAGAAACGGAACTTCTAGTTGAGAAAGTCCTGGAATTGGGCAAGAATATAGGTAGAGAACGAGAACATAAGGAAGTTTCTACAAGGGTTCTTGATCTTTGCACAGGCAGCGGGGCAATTGCCGTTGCTGTGGCCTATTATTGGAATCAGGCGTCTGTTGTCGCTGTTGATATGTCTTTTGAAGCTTTGACTGTCGCTAAAATCAATGCGGCCAAGATGAACGTGAATATTGACTTTCGTCTGGGAGATCTTTTTGCACCGGTACAGGGAGAAAAATTCAGCCTGATTGTTTCCAATCCTCCGTACATCTCAGAACAGGAAATTCTGGAGTGTCCGCCGGAAGTCAGGAAAGAGCCTGTCTTAGCCCTGCTGGCTGGAAAAGATGGATTGGATTTTTACCGGAGGATTGCTATGAAAGCAACAGAATTCTTGAACCATGGGGGAATAATTCTGGTGGAAATCGGATATTCCCAGGGAACCCAGGTTCGGGAATTATTTAAGGCTGCCGGATACCAAACCGAATTATTTTCTGACTACGCTGGTCTGGATAGAATAGTGCTGGCCCGTAAGGAATAGAATTTCGTTAATAGCCGTTTGGAAACCGCCGTCAGCCGAGTACCCTTCAACCCTGAGGCTAAGCACTTTACATGCAATTTAGAGTTAATAAGGTACTAGGGATCACGAAGGAGCTGCTATGGAAACAAAAAAAATCTGGCTGAAGCCGGACAGCATTAAACAGGATAAAGAATTACAGGAAGCAGCAGCTTTGCTACGCCAGGGTGAAGTCGTGGCATTTCCAACCGAAACCGTTTACGGGCTTGGTGCGAATGCGCTGGACAGTAAAGCCTGTGCTAAAATATATGCTGTGAAAGGACGTCCTTCGGATAATCCGTTGATTGTTCATGTTGCTACTTTGGACGAAGCAAAGCAGCTTGTCCGTGTTTGGCCACAGCAGGCTGAAATCTGCGCGCGGAATTTCTGGCCAGGACCTTTAACGCTGATACTGCCTAAGAGAACGGATATTCCGGAGATTGTAAGCGGGGGACTGGACACTGTAGCGGTCAGAATGCCGAATCACCCTGTTGCCCTGGCATTGATTGAAGCAGCGGGTTGTCCGCTGGCCGCACCAAGTGCGAATATATCGGGAAAGCCTAGTCCAACTAATGCAGATCATGTTTGGCGTGATCTAAAAGGGAAGATTCCGTTGCTGATAGATGCCGGATCTTGTACAGTGGGTCTCGAATCGACTGTACTCGATTTGACAGGGGAATTACCAACGGTTCTGCGCCCGGGAGGAATTACGCTTGAACAACTTCGGGCAGTGCTGGGGAAGGTCGAACTGGACCGTAGTACTGATAACGGACTGTCTACCGTAAAACCCAGGTCGCCTGGCATGAAATATAGACATTACGCACCGCAAGGTGAAATCATTTTATTCAGCGGCAGTACCTTTGAAAAAGCTGAAAAAATTACGAAATATCTCAGGAACAAAAACAACGCGGCAAGGACTGCGGCACTGTGTTTGGACGAAACAATTGCCAGATTGACCGAAGATACGACCAGCAGGGCTGATATGATATTTGTACTTGGTTCCAGAAATAATCTTGATTCAGCAGCCAGCCGTCTGTTTGAGGGACTGAGACTGTGTGACGAGCAAAATATCGATATCATTCTAGCGGAGGAGATTGCAGAAGAAGGAATAGGACTTGCTTTTATGAACCGCTTGAAAAAAGCAGCTGGCAAAAAAGAATTTCTGGACCAGGGACGCA
This genomic window contains:
- the rpmE gene encoding 50S ribosomal protein L31, translating into MKEKIHPKYEQTTISCACGNIIETGSTKKDIKVEICSKCHPFYTGVQRFVDAGGRVDRFKKKYGLQ
- a CDS encoding DUF1385 domain-containing protein, with translation MEKPVQYGGQALIEGVMMRGPRAIAMAVRLPNGEIEVTTQDIHPWSQKPVLKLPIIRGFVALLESLVLGTKALMFSADRAVGEEEGEELGFWAMALTIIIAFAAGLLLFVGIPTASAHLLTDIFPGTVLQNIVEGLIRLIVLFLYIFLISRLKDIQRVFQYHGAEHKAIFAHEAGVELNTENTRKYSRLHPRCGTSFLLIVVIVSIFVFAFLGVDPLWWRIVSRIILMPLVAGVSYELLKLSGRFSKSMFLKWIIVPGLLLQKLTTREPDDSQLEVAIAALNGVLATGQELS
- the prfA gene encoding peptide chain release factor 1 — its product is MLNRLEEIEKKYDDLTELLAKPEIIANQADFQKYARSQSALTDIVAVFHEYKEINRQIEDLKGMLAEERDPEMREMAEAEQDGLTKSKKKLEEDLKILLLPKDPNDEKNVIMEIRAGAGGDEAALFAGDLYKMYTKYAESQNWKTEPLSASFTDIGGFKEIIFMIEGQGAYSRLKYESGVHRVQRIPATESGGRIHTSTVTVAVLPEAEEVDVAINPNDIRIDIFCSSGPGGQSVNTTQSAVRITHLPTGIVVSCQDEKSQHKNKDKALKVLRARLLEKAQEEAAGEIAQERKSQVGTGDRSERIRTYNYPQGRVSDHRIGLTLHKLDSILMGDIEEIITALISADHAERLKASV
- the prmC gene encoding peptide chain release factor N(5)-glutamine methyltransferase, whose product is MTDRLDADQPMELLRQGTQYLAQCGVADARVEADLILAFVLKTTRDKLYAERDRVIASPEKEIYNDFLKRRGQREPLAYLLKTREFMGLDFFVNPSVLIPRPETELLVEKVLELGKNIGREREHKEVSTRVLDLCTGSGAIAVAVAYYWNQASVVAVDMSFEALTVAKINAAKMNVNIDFRLGDLFAPVQGEKFSLIVSNPPYISEQEILECPPEVRKEPVLALLAGKDGLDFYRRIAMKATEFLNHGGIILVEIGYSQGTQVRELFKAAGYQTELFSDYAGLDRIVLARKE
- a CDS encoding L-threonylcarbamoyladenylate synthase, giving the protein METKKIWLKPDSIKQDKELQEAAALLRQGEVVAFPTETVYGLGANALDSKACAKIYAVKGRPSDNPLIVHVATLDEAKQLVRVWPQQAEICARNFWPGPLTLILPKRTDIPEIVSGGLDTVAVRMPNHPVALALIEAAGCPLAAPSANISGKPSPTNADHVWRDLKGKIPLLIDAGSCTVGLESTVLDLTGELPTVLRPGGITLEQLRAVLGKVELDRSTDNGLSTVKPRSPGMKYRHYAPQGEIILFSGSTFEKAEKITKYLRNKNNAARTAALCLDETIARLTEDTTSRADMIFVLGSRNNLDSAASRLFEGLRLCDEQNIDIILAEEIAEEGIGLAFMNRLKKAAGKKEFLDQGRKYPGLTKIKEEKNWN